Proteins encoded by one window of Lathyrus oleraceus cultivar Zhongwan6 chromosome 1, CAAS_Psat_ZW6_1.0, whole genome shotgun sequence:
- the LOC127135177 gene encoding isocitrate dehydrogenase [NADP], chloroplastic, with product MGFQKIRVDNPIVEMDGDEMTRVIWTMIKDKLIFPFLELDIKYFDLGLPHRDATNDRVTIESAEATLKYNVAIKCATITPDEGRVKEFNLKQMWRSPNGTIRNILNGTVFREPIICKNIPRLVTGWTKPICIGRHAFGDQYRATDAVIKGPGKLKLMFVPDGHEETKELEVYNFTGAGGVALSMYNTDESIRAFAEASMNIAHEKKWPLYLSTKNTILKNYDGRFKDIFQEVYDTQWSNKFKAAGIWYEHRLIDDMVAYAVKSDGGYVWACKNYDGDVQSDFIAQGFGSLGLMTSILVCPDGKTIEAEAAHGTVTRHFRVHQKGGETSTNSIASIFAWSQGLAHRAKLDGNDRLLDYTEKLEAACIGTVELGKMTKDLALLIHGPKVSRSHYLNTEEFIDAVAGELRTRLTTQAKL from the exons ATGGGGTTTCAGAAAATAAGGGTTGACAATCCCATCGTTGAAATGGATG GAGATGAAATGACAAGAGTAATTTGGACAATGATTAAAGATAAG CTTATTTTCCCTTTTTTGGAGCTGGATATTAAGTATTTTGACCTCGGGCTTCCTCATCGAGATGCCACTAATGATAGAGTTACCATTGAAAGTGCCGAAGCTACACTAAA GTATAATGTAGCTATCAAATGTGCAACTATTACTCCAG ATGAAGGCCGTGTCAAGGAATTTAACTTAAAACAAATGTGGAGGAGCCCAAATGGGACAATCCGGAACATTTTAAATG GTACAGTTTTTAGAGAGCCAATCATCTGTAAAAATATTCCTCGACTTGTTACAG GCTGGACGAAGCCAATATGCATTGGAAGACATGCTTTCGGAGACCAATATCGGGCAACTGATGCAGTTATAAAAGGCCCAGGAAAGCTAAAATTGATGTTTG TACCTGATGGACATGAAGAGACTAAAGAGCTAGAGGTGTATAACTTCACTGGTGCTGGAGGTGTAGCTTTGTCTATGTATAATACCGACGAG TCCATTCGGGCTTTTGCTGAGGCTTCAATGAACATTGCTCATGAGAAAAAATGGCCTCTCTACCTTAGCACTAAAAATACCATTCTAAAGAACTATGATGGAAG ATTCAAGGATATTTTCCAAGAAGTTTATGACACCCAATGGAGTAATAAGTTTAAAGCTGCAGGAATATG GTATGAACACCGTCTTATAGATGATATGGTTGCGTATGCTGTTAAAAGTGACGGAGGCTATGTATGGGCCTGTAAGAATTATGATGGGGATGTGCAAAGTGATTTCATAGCTCAAG GATTTGGTTCTCTTGGCTTGATGACTTCAATACTG GTTTGTCCGGATGGGAAAACCATTGAAGCAGAGGCAGCCCATGGTACTGTTACCCGCCATTTTCGGGTTCATCAGAAGGGTGGTGAAACCAGTACAAACAGTATTGCTTCAATTTTTGCCTGGTCACAAGGTCTTGCACATAG GGCAAAGTTGGATGGAAATGATAGATTGCTGGACTATACAGAGAAACTGGAAGCAGCTTGCATTGGAACAGTTGAATTAGGAAAAATGACAAAGGATCTTGCGCTTCTTATTCATGGACCCAA GGTTTCTAGGTCGCACTATTTGAATACTGAAGAGTTCATCGATGCTGTAGCCGGGGAGCTGAGAACAAGATTAACTACACAAGCAAAGCTGTAG
- the LOC127135164 gene encoding serine/threonine-protein kinase RHS3 — protein sequence MPDFPKMDHNTSEERFDKRYNTRSCPNSGNTSPTHNKKLNQEKDGYTNEYSANEATRPMEQGSKTDAKFANKTKPQNLSPPNKNMSDAFSRQSPKASRMPSNSEPATSLLTGVSKGMSNHTKNNSQSGLPGSGTSSRSDSLESTSSNIRPHTGGDVRWDAVNMVLKNGPLNLSHFRLLKRIGYGDIGSVYLVELKGTDAHFAMKVMDKAALISRNKLLRSQTEREILGLLDHPFLPTLYSYFETDKFYCLVMEYCSGGDLHSLRQKQPNKCFTEEAARFYASEVLLALEYLHMLGIVYRDLKPENLLVRDEGHIMLSDFDLSLRCSVSPTLVKSSSTHAGNGSGSDSGGIFNDDQAVQGTTQPSSSFFPRILPSKKNRKAKSDFGLLANGNRLPELMAEPTNVRSMSFVGTHEYLAPEIIKGEGHGSAVDWWTFGIFLYELLHGATPFKGSGYKATLFNVVGQPLRFPDNPQISQVAKDLIRGLLIKEPQKRIAYKRGATEIKQHPFFEGVNWALVRSAMPPHIPDVIDFSKYARKETATPPVDKKLPEVASDKKCKDTTDNSYVDFEYF from the exons ATGCCTGATTTTCCCAAG ATGGATCACAATACATCCGAAGAACGTTTTGACAAACGTTATAATACGCGTAGTTGTCCAAATTCAGGAAATACTTCACCAACTCATAACAAAAAGTTGAATCAAGAAAAAGATGGTTACACAAATGAATATTCTGCAAATGAAGCTACTAGACCTATGGAGCAAGGTTCTAAAACTGATGCAAAATTCGCAAATAAAACGAAACCGCAGAATCTAAGTCCTCCGAACAAAAACATGTCTGATGCTTTTTCGAGACAAAGTCCAAAGGCATCAAGGATGCCTTCAAATTCTGAACCTGCGACTTCGTTACTAACAGGAGTTTCAAAGGGTATGTCTAATCATACAAAGAATAATAGTCAAAGCGGCCTGCCCGGAAGTGGAACTAGCTCGCGAAGCGACAGTTTAGAGAGCACAAGTTCAAACATTAGGCCACATACTGGTGGTGATGTGAGATGGGATGCAGTTAACATGGTTTTGAAAAACGGTCCTTTGAATCTGAGCCATTTTCGGCTTCTTAAGCGTATCGGTTACGGAGACATTGGAAGTGTTTATCTTGTTGAACTTAAAGGAACTGATGCTCATTTTGCTATGAAAGTAATGGACAAGGCTGCTCTTATAAGTAGAAACAAGCTTCTTAGATCACAAACTGAAAGGGAGATTCTTGGACTTCTTGATCACCCTTTTTTGCCTACTTTGTATTCTTACTTTGAAACTGATAAGTTTTACTGTCTCGTTATGGAGTACTGTAGTGGTGGCGATCTTCATTCGCTTCGACAGAAACAGCCAAATAAGTGTTTCACCGAAGAAGCTGCAAG GTTTTATGCTTCAGAAGTTTTGTTAGCTCTTGAGTACCTGCACATGCTCGGCATTGTATACCGAGACTTAAAGCCGGAGAATCTGTTAGTTAGAGACGAAGGTCACATCATGCTCTCCGATTTCGACTTATCGCTCCGCTGCTCCGTCAGTCCAACACTCGTCAAATCATCCTCCACCCACGCAGGAAACGGAAGCGGAAGCGATTCTGGAGGCATATTCAACGACGACCAAGCAGTGCAAGGCACTACTCAGCCATCATCGAGCTTCTTCCCTCGAATCTTGCCTTCGAAGAAAAATCGTAAGGCAAAATCCGACTTCGGCCTATTAGCCAACGGAAACCGCCTCCCCGAACTAATGGCGGAACCAACCAACGTGAGATCAATGTCATTCGTAGGAACACACGAGTATCTCGCGCCCGAAATCATCAAAGGCGAAGGACACGGCAGTGCGGTAGATTGGTGGACATTCGGAATCTTCTTGTACGAATTGTTGCACGGCGCAACGCCTTTCAAAGGCTCAGGATACAAAGCAACACTCTTCAATGTTGTTGGTCAGCCATTAAGGTTTCCGGATAATCCTCAAATAAGTCAAGTGGCTAAGGATCTTATCAGAGGGTTGCTGATAAAAGAACCTCAGAAGAGAATTGCATATAAAAGAGGAGCAACAGAAATAAAACAGCATCCATTTTTTGAAGGAGTGAATTGGGCACTAGTTAGAAGTGCAATGCCACCACATATACCAGATGTTATAGACTTTTCAAAGTATGCTAGAAAGGAAACAGCAACACCACCAGTTGATAAGAAGTTGCCAGAAGTTGCTAGTGATAAAAAATGCAAAGATACAACTGATAATTCTTATGTAGATTTTGAGTATTTTTag